The following proteins come from a genomic window of Alnus glutinosa chromosome 10, dhAlnGlut1.1, whole genome shotgun sequence:
- the LOC133878956 gene encoding rust resistance kinase Lr10-like — MAKGMGLMALIVVLVLLNQTCNTNTTAVVHCRPSSCGSILNISYPFQLMSDPKNCGNQRYNLSCENNQTLVLHLYDGRYYVRQINYTNNTIRVVDPGIGLNANEYYSFIPHYSLDQTNFSLGDPYRTTFLVGMIFVKCEKPVNSRYHLNISACIEDGVYPNSKRYTYALFGYERAAVELGDLCQVEQISFISYSDRYYYDDLRNISCTDFHNELLRGFELSWYQSGLFQATKMILGTLFVIAFLIHKWNRRHLSMYDDVEEFLQSHNNLMLIRYSYSEIKKITKSFKEKLGEGGYGTVFKGTLRSGRLVAIKILGKSKANGQDFISEVATIGMIHHVNVVQLIGFCVEGSKRALVYEFMPNGSLNTYIFLSEVRTLLSYEQMFDIALGVARGIEYLHKGCDMQILHFDIKPHNILLDESFTPKVSDFGLAKLYPVNDSIVSLTAARGTLGYMAPELFYKNIGGVSYKADIYSFGMLLMEMAGRRKNVNAFAEHSSQIYFPTWVYDQLQNGNDVEILEDATEEEKKMGKKMIIVALWCIQMKPNDRPSMNKVVQMLERKVECLQMPSKPFLSSLDETIIGGGENSNQSNESSQSSQF, encoded by the exons ATGGCAAAAGGAATGGGGCTGATGGCCCTTATTGTTGTTCTTGTCCTCCTTAATCAAACTTGCAATACCAACACTACGGCTGTGGTTCACTGTCGTCCTTCTTCCTGCGGCTCCATCCTTAACATAAGCTATCCGTTTCAATTAATGAGCGATCCAAAAAACTGCGGCAATCAAAGATATAATCTTTCATGTGAGAACAACCAAACACTAGTGTTACACTTATATGATGGAAGATACTACGTACGACAAATCAATTACACCAACAACACAATCAGAGTTGTAGACCCAGGTATTGGACTCAACGCTAATGAGTACTACTCCTTCATCCCTCATTATTCTCTGGACCAAACTAATTTCAGTTTAGGGGATCCATATCGAACAACATTTTTGGTTGGAATGATTTTCGTGAAATGTGAAAAGCCAGTGAATTCCCGGTATCATCTAAACATTTCTGCTTGCATTGAAGATGGAGTGTATCCCAATTCCAAGAGGTATACATATGCTCTATTCGGGTATGAGCGTGCTGCAGTGGAGTTGGGAGACTTGTGCCAAGTAGAGCAAATATCTTTCATATCCTATTCAGATCGTTATTATTATGATGACTTGAGAAATATTTCCTGTACAGACTTCCACAATGAATTGCTACGGGGTTTTGAGCTTTCCTGGTACCAATCTG GACTGTTCCAAGCAACAAAAATGATATTGGGGACTCTATTTGTGATTGCGTTCTTGATACATAAATGGAATAGGAGGCATTTATCCATGTATGATGATGTCGAAGAATTTCTACAAAGTCACAATAACCTCATGCTAATAAGGTACTCTTATTCCGAAATTAAGAAGATTACCAAAAGTTTCAAGGAGAAATTGGGTGAAGGAGGTTATGGCACTGTATTTAAAGGAACACTTCGAAGTGGTCGTCTTGTGGCTATAAAGATATTAGGTAAGTCTAAAGCTAACGGACAAGATTTTATAAGCGAAGTTGCAACCATTGGAATGATTCACCATGTTAATGTAGTGCAACTCATTGGTTTTTGCGTTGAAGGATCGAAACGGGCTCTTGTATATGAGTTCATGCCTAATGGTTCCCTAAATACATACATATTTTTGTCAGAAGTACGCACGCTCCTAAGCTATGAACAAATGTTTGATATAGCTCTAGGAGTGGCTCGTGGGATTGAATATTTACATAAAGGATGTGACATGCAAATTTTACATTTTGATATCAAGCCTCACAACATTCTTCTTGATGAAAGTTTTACTCCCAAGGTTTCTGACTTTGGACTAGCAAAATTATATCCAGTAAATGATAGCATTGTTTCTTTGACTGCTGCAAGAGGGACATTAGGATACATGGCTCCTGAGTTGTTCTACAAAAATATTGGAGGCGTCTCATACAAAGCTGATATTTATAGTTTTGGAATGTTATTGATGGAAATGGCCGGTAGAAGAAAGAACGTAAATGCATTTGCAGAACACTCAAGCCAAATATACTTCCCTACTTGGGTTTATGACCAATTGCAAAATGGAAACGACGTAGAAATATTGGAAGACGCCAccgaagaggaaaagaaaatgggcAAGAAGATGATCATTGTTGCATTATGGTGTATACAAATGAAGCCTAACGATCGCCCTTCAATGAACAAAGTCGTTCAAATGCTTGAAAGAAAAGTTGAAT
- the LOC133878957 gene encoding rust resistance kinase Lr10-like, translating into MVISYLFLFVAFIIDLGDAQNGCTETRCGGHGPPIRFPFRLNSQPHYCGYSGFNLSCTDTNDTVLVLPVSVKLFVKEINYKSQVIQLYDPLHCFPRPQLQWLNLPNSSPFQFEAHYYLSNYTLFNCSQRSEEMQYPRIPCLSGPTYQVYPATYIRASLISCTKMYNLLSVPNVDVDKFVELSWSIPDCKYCEVKGKTCGKSNNSGSGTRCISTHTKGAVSKLEIPGVILGPFLILLSIFALYRFYTYDKVEKEHQAKIKKFLEDYRNFKPTRYSYADVKRITNQFTEKLGEGAYGTVFKGKLSNEIYVAVKILKTSMGNGEEFINEVGTMAKIHHVNVVRLVGFCADGFRRAIVYEFLPNDSLDKFISSTAVKNLILNWDKMQDIAFGVAKGIEYLHQGCDQRILHFDIKPHNVLLDQNFNPKISDFGLAKLCSKDQSAVSMTTARGTIGYIAPEVFSRNFGNVSAKADVYSFGILLLEIVGGRKNVDVTVENTSQVYFPEWIYNVLEQKEDIRIFVEDGGDSKIAKKLAIVGLWCIQWHPVDRPSIKTVVQMLEREEDKLTIPPNPFVATSPIKISANIPTKRVNHELEMIPHLWKTLKNKSSFVL; encoded by the exons ATGGTAATCTCATACTTGTTCTTGTTTGTGGCTTTCATCATTGACCTTGGAGATGCCCAAAATGGGTGTACTGAAACACGTTGTGGAGGTCATGGCCCACCCATCCGATTTCCCTTCCGACTTAACAGTCAGCCACACTACTGTGGATATTCTGGGTTTAATCTCTCCTGCACCGACACAAATGATACAGTGCTCGTGCTGCCCGTTTCAGTGAAGCTCTTTGTCAAAGAGATTAACTACAAATCTCAAGTAATTCAATTATATGATCCACTTCATTGCTTCCCAAGGCCGCAGCTTCAGTGGCTCAATTTGCCTAATTCCTCTCCTTTCCAATTTGAAGCACATTATTACCTTTCCAACTATACCTTATTCAATTGTTCCCAAAGATCAGAAGAAATGCAGTACCCTCGGATCCCTTGCCTTAGTGGCCCTACCTACCAAGTTTATCCTGCGACTTACATCAGGGCGTCCCTCATATCTTGTACAAAGATGTATAATCTTTTATCAGTTCCAAATGTAGATGTAGATAAATTTGTTGAATTGAGTTGGTCCATTCCAGACTGCAAATACTGTGAAGTGAAAGGCAAGACATGTGGGAAGAGTAATAACAGTGGATCAGGAACTCGGTGCATTTCTACACATACTAAAG GTGCTGTATCTAAGTTAGAGATTCCTG GTGTCATCTTAGGTCCATTTCTGATACTGCTCTCTATCTTTGCTCTCTATCGTTTCTATACTTAtgataaagttgaaaaagaacaTCAAGCAAAGATCAAAAAGTTTTTGGAGGATTACAGAAATTTCAAACCCACGAGATACTCGTATGCCGATGTTAAAAggattacaaatcaatttactGAGAAGTTAGGTGAAGGAGCATATGGGACAGTGTTCAAAGGAAAGCTTTCCAATGAAATTTATGTTGCAGTGAAGATTCTGAAAACATCAATGGGAAATGGGGAAGAATTCATAAATGAAGTAGGAACAATGGCTAAGATCCATCATGTTAACGTGGTTCGCTTGGTTGGCTTTTGTGCTGATGGATTTAGAAGAGCTATAGTTTATGAGTTCTTACCAAATGATTCACTAGACAAGTTTATATCTTCAACGGCTGTCAAGAACCTTATTCTTAATTGGGATAAAATGCAAGATATTGCTTTTGGCGTAGCAAAAGGAATTGAATATCTTCACCAAGGATGTGACCAACGAATCCTCCATTTTGACATCAAACCTCACAATGTTTTACTAGATCAAAACTTCaatccaaaaatttctgattttggtcTTGCCAAGTTGTGTTCAAAGGATCAAAGTGCAGTTTCTATGACCACAGCTAGGGGGACTATAGGTTACATTGCACCTGAAGTGTTCTCCAGAAATTTTGGAAATGTATCTGCAAAAGCagatgtttatagctttggaATATTGTTGCTTGAAATAGTTGGAGGGAGGAAAAATGTTGATGTTACAGTTGAGAATACTAGCCAAGTCTACTTTCCAGAATGGATCTACAATGTCTTGGAACAAAAAGAAGATATACGAATCTTTGTTGAGGATGGTGGAGATtctaaaattgcaaagaaacttGCAATTGTAGGACTATGGTGCATCCAATGGCACCCTGTTGATCGTCCTTCCATAAAAACTGTCGTTCAAATGTTGGAAAGAGAGGAAGATAAATTAACTATACCTCCTAATCCCTTTGTCGCTACAAGCCCCATAAAAATTAGTGCAAATATTCCCACAAAACGTGTAAACCATGAGTTGGAGATGATTCCACATCTGTGGAAGACTTTGAAAAATAAGTCATCATTTGTCCTTTAG